The Argentina anserina chromosome 5, drPotAnse1.1, whole genome shotgun sequence genome includes the window TCATTTCAATTGATTCTAATTTGGGCCTCTTTTAACTCCAGAATCGAAGTTTTCCCGATCCAAGGCCCAAACCTGGTCTCTATTAAGTATTAACTAACTTTCGGCCACGTACTCAAATGTAACTGCCTATAATCTCTTCCTACAATCCCAAACTGACACTTAACCATGGAGCCAACACCACCCGCCAAATCCACCACACCTCCGCCGCCTCCGCCGCTCCTCCGCCGATTCGTCGCAATAGACACCAAAATCTCCCAAAAAATCCACATTCTCGCCAAACCGTTCCTCCCTcactccctcctcctcctcctcgaaCTCTCCGCCGACTTCCGTCTCTTCTTCCCCGTCGccctctccctcctcctcgCCCCGCTTTTAACCCCCGGCCCAATCCCAAACCCGAACCCGAACTCCGGCCCAATCCATCTCCTCCGCCCCTTCCTCTCCCCTCTCCTCCTCGGCCTCCTCCTCGACCTCGCCCTCATCGGCCTCATCAAGTTCATCGTCCGCCGCGCCCGCCCCGTCTACAACGCCACCATGAGCGTCGCCGTTTCCGTCGACCACTTCTCCTTCCCCAGCGGACACGCCTCCAGGGTCTGCTTCGTCGCCGCTCTCTTCTACCTCTCCGCCGCCGCCCTCGCCGACGCTGTTTTCCACCTCAGGTCGACGTCGCCGGCCGTCGAGCGCTGGATCGGTTCCGATCAAGGCAGGACCGTGAGTGTTCTGGTCTCGGTCGTCTGGGCCTGGGCCGCGGCCACTTCGATCTCGAGGATTTTGCTCGGCCGGCACTTCGTCTCCGACGTCTTCGCCGGGGCTTGTTTAGGCGTGGGTGAGGGTCTAGTAGCGTTTCATTTCCTCAGATTCTAAGGTACGGCCATTACACTTCATAcg containing:
- the LOC126794062 gene encoding probable lipid phosphate phosphatase beta, yielding MEPTPPAKSTTPPPPPPLLRRFVAIDTKISQKIHILAKPFLPHSLLLLLELSADFRLFFPVALSLLLAPLLTPGPIPNPNPNSGPIHLLRPFLSPLLLGLLLDLALIGLIKFIVRRARPVYNATMSVAVSVDHFSFPSGHASRVCFVAALFYLSAAALADAVFHLRSTSPAVERWIGSDQGRTVSVLVSVVWAWAAATSISRILLGRHFVSDVFAGACLGVGEGLVAFHFLRF